The genome window AATACATGAAATTTGGATGACCAAGACGATAGTGCCATAGCATAATATCACTATCTTTATTCGAAACAGGATGATTATTTGAAGAAAACAAACTGAATTTCTGAGACTTGATTGCAGATGAGATGTCATCTTGTAGGATATAGAGTCCAGAACACATTTTAGCACTGCCAATCATCTTCCCCGAATCCAAATcctgaaacacacacatatttgGATAAAACTTAGTCTCACAATTAAGATCACGAGTAAATTTACTAATAGATAGTAAATTACAGTTCAATTTAGGGACATAAAGTACTGAATCGAGAGTTAGATTCTTATTCAGCCTTATTGAACCTAAACCCTCAACCTTTGAGGATGTGCCATCTGCTATTTTCACAGAATGATGCTCGTCAGCGGTATAAGACTGAAAGTCAGAAAAAATATTTGCATTTCCTGTCATATGATCCGAGGCTCCCGAATCAAGAATCCAAGTGTTAGGTCGTTTATTGACAAATAAAGCTACTGGATGATTACCGTTCATAGCGGTATTTGCATGTGAGCTTATGTGTGACTGACTTAAGAGTTTCTGAAGTGCCTCTAGTTGTGCTTTATTGAATGGTGATGAGTCTGATCCATCCGTTTTTGCTTCAGCAGAAGTGACAACAACGTTGCCATGACTCTCCTTGTCTTTCCAGGACTTTGATTTCCAATCAGCTGGCTTTCCATGAAGTTTCCAGCATGTTTCTTTGAAATGTCCAGCCTTACGACAATGATCACACCACGGACGTCCCTTTTGTTGTCGATGCTCTTGATTTGTGCCTTGAAATTGACCTCGGGCAGCTAGGGCAGAAGATTCTTGATGAGATGAAAGAGTGGAGGAACCCATCATGACTTTCTTTCTACTTTCTTCTTGTCGAACCTCTGAGAATGCTTCTTTGACTTTAGGAAGAGGCTTAGTACTCATGATTCTGCTCCTGACTGCATCAAGATTCTTATTGAGGCCATGAAGAAACTTGAAAGTTCTTTTTTTCTCCATAATACTTCGGTATAGAGTGGTGTCTTCCGCACACTTCCAAGAATAGGTTTCGAACAAATCTAATTGCTGCCAGTAACGAGTAAGAGTGTTGAAATATTGTGTGACTGATGTATCTTCTTGACGGAGATCATAAAGAGCAGcttcaatttcaaataattCTGATGTGTTTTCAGAACTTGAATATGAATCCTTAACAGCATCCCAAAGTTCCTTGGCTGTTGAATATAGAAGAAAATTTTCTCCAATATCATTATTCATCGAACCAATCAGCCATGATTTTATCATGTGATTATCAGCTTTCCATGTTTTATAATGTGGATCAGTTGATTTTGGAGTCTCAATCTCCCCTGTAAGGTagtcttcttttccttttccaCCGATAAACATCATCACAGACTGAGACCATTGGAGATAGTTATGGCCATTGAATTTGTGGCTGGTAACAGTAGAAATGGCCTCAACACCGTGAGAGGAAATACCAGTAGATATAACTGGATTATGGAGGGTGGAGGTATGAGAGGATGCATTTGAAGTTTGGGTTTGCTTCTCAGCAGCCATGATGACAGATGCGTGGGAAAAACAGGATGAGATGAACAGGAAACAAAAAGGAGAACAATTACGGATCAGAgatgctctgataccatgtgaATATGCAGAGTGAATATGCAGAGTGAATATGCAAAGATAATTGTCATTTCATTCTGTCATAAGACTTACCTATATATAGGCAGATTACAATACATACATAGCTGTAAACTCCTTAAATCAGGGATGTAGTACTAAAGTCCTAAGCAGTAGTAAATTCCTAGGAATCAGGTATATACATTGTCAAAGATGTTGACATTTCTCTCCTATAGTTCACACCTAATATGTACACCATAATTCTACAGAAAGGAATTCCATTGCTCACGCCTTCCATTGTAGAGTTCCAGCCACAGTGGCTCAGGAAGCAACCAACTGAAGGATGACTGAGGACCTTGTCTTGTGGCGCCCAGCTCACAATTCGTCCGCGATTCTGTATCTTGGCTTCGAATTCCTCAAGGTAAGTCTTGATCTTCTCGTTGGTCATATCTGGCCGCACAACCCACAGAAAAGGCCTATCGGTCATTTCAAGCCCTTGAGCCAATTCTTGGAGCTGGTCGATGTCGAATAGAGTAAAACTTCCAAATGCAGCATAGATGACTGAGCATGCTGGCTGTTGATCGAGCCATGAGATGCAAGTAGCGTCAACTGGCCAGAGGTGGCCTGCTGATTCTCCGGATCGAGAGCTAGCCATTAGTGGCCCTATGGGTGAGATTTCTGGAAATAAAGACAGGGCTTCTGGCTCCAGTTCAGCACTTGTGTTGCAAATTATCCAGTCTGCCCCTTTCACTACTTTGTTATTATACACTACTGAATCAAAAAGAATTTTCCCAGCATTCGTGCCACTGAAGGCTGCGAAAATTTCAGTGCTCATGATGGGCATTCCTGGGGATAGAGTGAACTTGtgacattttaaaatagatcCTGCAATTAAATCACATTATTAATAGAACATCCATAAAGagtaacaaacaaacaaacaagtaTCAGGATCTGAGGGTTGGACCTCGAAACACCTCCTCAACCTAAGCTAGATAATCAATATTCTCAAAAAATCAGGGTTTGATAAACCTTTCATAGGCACTAAATGGATTTAATACTTTTaacatctaaattataatatgagaGTCTTACCATCAGTGTCCAAGATTTTATTCTGAATCAGCTCTTGGATTCTAAATAGCAGGCCTAACATCGCGGCAGCTGCTGGCCAAAAGGCTGCCCGCTTGATTCCCATCTTTTCTGCAACTCCCAGAGCCCATCCGGCATTCTCATCAGCAATGATACAAGTAATCTCATCATCGTCTATTCCCCTCTTTTCCTCTATAAGTTCCTCAAGTTTCCCAGGCATGACCTGGAGCATGGTCTCTGTCAACCTCCCCAAGTCACCCCTATCCTCCCAGGGTTCCATCCCATCCGGGATTGCAACAAAGTTGATCATTTCTCCTGCATAGTCTCCCACGGAGAAAGCACTCATGACACGCTTATGTATGGACTCAGTATTAACAAAGGTTATCTTGAAACCATGCTTAGATAAGCACAGGACAAGCTCCATCATGGGAATCACATGACCCTGTGCTGGATAGGCTACTGCTAAAATATGTGGCTTGCCCATCTTCGTCTTCCTAATGACCCTTTCAAGTTATTACTGATGTACTAATGTAGTAAGATATTCGGAATTAGCATAATGATCATGCCTTTATGTAGTGATGCAATGTCAGTTCAAGTAACCGAATGTATAAAACAACAAACCAaataaaacagaaaaagaaCAAGAGAGCACACTTTACATGTATATTAGTTAtcatataaataacaaaaaaacaaacTTAATGATTAAAGCATCTATGCTCAAGCTAGAAGTTAAATTTGTTTTGAAACCACATATATCAAATGCACTCTAATCAGAATGGATGCTGCCACTGAAAATATGCATGAAAATCTACGTATGTAATAATTTATTGCAAGTTAATAAACTAATGAAGTTCCTGAACGGCTAAACTACCAAAACAGGCCGGCTGGCGACGAGGCGACAAGAGGTATGTTGCAATATGTACAGGGACATGACATATGGGGAGTTCATCAATGAATTAGTATATGTTCGTCGTTTTTTGCTCTAGATCATACACTTACACATAGTGATTGCATATGTGTTGTTTCAGATTTTAGACTTACTGATCATCACTATCTTTCTATATCTTGAAAATTCTGTCTTGCATAGCCAACTTACAATACTGCTAGAATAGATGAATATTGTTCCAGTATTCCCACATTTTATTTGCACCAGTGTTGTACATGGCAATATATGATA of Daucus carota subsp. sativus chromosome 3, DH1 v3.0, whole genome shotgun sequence contains these proteins:
- the LOC108211750 gene encoding UDP-glycosyltransferase 83A1-like; the protein is MGKPHILAVAYPAQGHVIPMMELVLCLSKHGFKITFVNTESIHKRVMSAFSVGDYAGEMINFVAIPDGMEPWEDRGDLGRLTETMLQVMPGKLEELIEEKRGIDDDEITCIIADENAGWALGVAEKMGIKRAAFWPAAAAMLGLLFRIQELIQNKILDTDGSILKCHKFTLSPGMPIMSTEIFAAFSGTNAGKILFDSVVYNNKVVKGADWIICNTSAELEPEALSLFPEISPIGPLMASSRSGESAGHLWPVDATCISWLDQQPACSVIYAAFGSFTLFDIDQLQELAQGLEMTDRPFLWVVRPDMTNEKIKTYLEEFEAKIQNRGRIVSWAPQDKVLSHPSVGCFLSHCGWNSTMEGVSNGIPFLCWPYFTDQYLNQNYICDVWKIGLGLSKGETGLITREEISSKVEQLLRDKSFRKRALLYKEKAVNSIQKGGGSDKNMSNFVKWISSGTEMCKP